Proteins encoded together in one Halothermothrix orenii H 168 window:
- a CDS encoding dihydroorotate dehydrogenase, translating to MDRIDLSVDLGPLSLKNPVMTASGTCGYGIEFKDYYDLNKLGAIVIKGLTLKPCSGNLNPRIAETTGGLLNSIGLENPGIESFIKNYIGVLRDFKIPVIVNISGHAVEDFARLADKLAPYSEISALEVNVSCPNLAGGGMAFGTDSELVYRVTKKVKENYPGSVIVKLSPNVTDIVEIARAAESAGADVLSLINTLLGMAIDVEKQKPVLGNIFGGLSGPAIKPVALRMVYQVAQQVEIPIIGMGGIMSGKDALEFILAGASAVAVGTANLVDPLAGQKVLREIHDYLIKHNIERIGELKGKAL from the coding sequence ATGGACAGGATTGATCTTTCAGTTGATCTTGGTCCTTTAAGTTTAAAAAATCCAGTTATGACTGCTTCCGGTACCTGTGGATATGGTATTGAGTTTAAAGATTATTATGATCTCAATAAGCTCGGGGCGATTGTTATTAAAGGTTTAACTCTGAAACCATGTTCAGGTAATTTAAATCCAAGGATTGCAGAAACCACTGGTGGTCTTTTAAATTCAATAGGACTTGAAAACCCGGGTATAGAGTCCTTTATTAAAAATTATATAGGGGTACTGCGGGATTTTAAAATACCGGTCATTGTTAATATTTCGGGACATGCTGTAGAAGATTTTGCCCGCCTGGCCGATAAACTTGCTCCCTATTCTGAGATATCAGCTCTGGAAGTTAATGTCTCCTGTCCAAACCTGGCAGGTGGGGGAATGGCTTTTGGAACAGATAGTGAACTGGTTTATAGAGTTACAAAGAAGGTTAAAGAAAACTACCCGGGGTCTGTTATTGTTAAATTATCCCCCAATGTTACTGATATTGTAGAAATTGCCCGGGCTGCTGAATCAGCTGGGGCAGATGTTTTATCCCTTATAAATACTTTACTGGGGATGGCGATAGATGTAGAAAAACAAAAGCCTGTCCTGGGAAATATTTTCGGGGGGTTATCCGGGCCTGCCATAAAACCGGTAGCCTTAAGAATGGTTTACCAGGTGGCTCAACAGGTTGAAATTCCTATTATCGGAATGGGGGGGATTATGTCCGGAAAAGATGCCCTTGAATTTATTCTTGCCGGGGCCAGTGCTGTAGCAGTAGGCACTGCAAATCTGGTTGATCCCCTGGCCGGTCAAAAGGTTTTACGTGAGATACATGACTATCTTATTAAACATAATATTGAGAGAATAGGGGAGTTGAAAGGAAAGGCTTTATAA
- the pyrE gene encoding orotate phosphoribosyltransferase — translation MKQDRIIEIFKKTGVLREGHFLLSSGRHAEKYLQCARVLQYPEYANELAEGIAQFWEDDNLDVVIGPAIGGIVVSYAVGQALGIRAIFAERENGQMALRRNFKIEVGERILVVEDVVTTGGSVKEVLQLLEKTGGTIVGVSSLVDRSAGKVDFKYPYRPLIKLDIKSYLPEECPLCQQGYEVEKPGSRNIQS, via the coding sequence TTGAAACAGGACAGAATTATTGAAATTTTTAAAAAAACCGGTGTTCTCAGGGAAGGACACTTTCTACTGAGTTCGGGAAGGCATGCTGAAAAATACCTCCAGTGTGCCCGTGTCTTGCAATACCCTGAATACGCCAATGAACTGGCAGAAGGAATTGCTCAATTTTGGGAAGATGATAATCTTGATGTCGTTATTGGTCCAGCTATTGGGGGTATTGTTGTTTCCTATGCCGTTGGACAGGCTTTAGGAATCAGGGCTATTTTTGCAGAAAGGGAAAATGGTCAAATGGCATTAAGGCGTAATTTCAAAATTGAAGTTGGTGAAAGGATACTGGTTGTTGAAGATGTGGTCACAACAGGTGGTTCGGTTAAGGAAGTACTCCAGCTACTCGAGAAAACAGGAGGTACCATTGTAGGCGTAAGTTCCCTTGTCGACCGGAGTGCCGGTAAGGTTGATTTTAAATACCCCTATCGTCCTTTAATTAAACTTGATATCAAGTCATATTTACCTGAAGAATGCCCCCTTTGCCAACAGGGTTATGAGGTTGAAAAACCTGGTAGTAGAAATATCCAGTCTTGA
- a CDS encoding LacI family DNA-binding transcriptional regulator yields the protein MKKVTQQDIADMLGISRTTVARALNGTGPVDENTRKKVIETARKLNYQINPIARTLARQKTVGVSVFCAKTSNDHFNHHIEAGFNLAFNEFKHFGVKYNLYWTSTEDPDKQVEKMYAVLEKDKDIDGVIVMPLNVEKVKEIARVCKEKNIEFGTVNMDIDCDDRLFFVGNDDYSGGRIAGDILSNLLTGRGNIAIIGSVYQYVSSYKRLKGFMDIVMERSHLDISTWQNVKDLDEAYKITKQILKEKTDIHGIFTTVEILYVARALKELGKRDVVLVGYDLNKKVKSYIKQGIINSVLYQRPFLQGYLALKYMLNYLIYENTTPTKEVTIGYDIVTKENLKVEELYLKNFLQQPVYDTERTQIK from the coding sequence ATGAAAAAGGTAACCCAACAGGATATTGCTGATATGCTTGGTATTTCCAGGACTACTGTTGCCCGGGCCTTGAACGGAACCGGACCAGTGGATGAAAACACCAGGAAAAAGGTAATAGAAACAGCCCGAAAGCTTAATTATCAAATTAATCCGATTGCCAGGACCCTGGCCCGTCAGAAAACAGTGGGGGTCAGTGTTTTTTGCGCTAAAACAAGTAATGATCATTTTAATCATCATATTGAAGCTGGTTTTAATCTTGCTTTTAATGAATTTAAACATTTTGGGGTAAAATATAATCTCTACTGGACCAGTACTGAAGACCCGGATAAACAGGTTGAAAAAATGTATGCAGTGTTAGAAAAAGATAAAGATATAGATGGGGTAATTGTTATGCCTTTGAATGTGGAGAAAGTTAAAGAAATCGCCCGGGTCTGTAAAGAAAAAAATATTGAATTTGGTACGGTAAATATGGATATTGATTGTGATGATAGATTATTTTTTGTTGGTAATGATGACTATAGTGGAGGGAGAATAGCAGGTGACATTTTATCTAACCTCCTTACTGGAAGAGGCAATATAGCCATTATAGGGTCTGTTTATCAGTATGTTTCTTCTTATAAAAGGCTTAAGGGTTTTATGGACATTGTAATGGAAAGATCTCATCTCGATATAAGTACCTGGCAGAATGTTAAAGACCTGGATGAAGCCTATAAAATAACCAAACAGATACTTAAGGAAAAGACAGACATACATGGGATTTTTACTACAGTAGAAATTCTTTATGTAGCCCGGGCCCTTAAAGAATTGGGTAAAAGAGATGTAGTTTTAGTGGGTTATGATCTTAATAAAAAAGTGAAGTCTTACATTAAGCAAGGAATTATTAATTCGGTGTTGTATCAACGCCCCTTTCTTCAGGGGTATCTTGCCCTTAAGTATATGTTAAACTATTTAATTTATGAAAATACTACCCCCACTAAAGAAGTGACCATTGGATATGATATAGTTACTAAAGAGAATTTAAAGGTGGAGGAGCTTTATTTAAAAAACTTTTTACAACAACCTGTTTATGATACTGAGAGAACCCAAATTAAATAG
- a CDS encoding MFS transporter, protein MNLTLKNDRTRITIIAYLLITFIGLCGGSLGIIITSAAKDLGVDTSAIAATFSLFSLGSTIMIISTTGFVLNFLSIKKTIILKTLVLLTGGVAMWMAPGIKVFTYAIFLYGFGVGTVYSLGNYFIVSMYENKERNAKLAFLLFFYSLGATVAPYLGGVMLEAGLSWKLVFTYSLVVIFLSFLLSLGTKFENVITPVKKKEENDDREVEPPVLEQIKSWPLSVWVLVIGLLCYALSEVSLTTWLTVYAEKGLGMRLAKAGLLTSIFWMFVGIGRAGASYILKKITGEVYIMCVSVLTIIALLIYAYAATPGLIFVIVALLGLGFSAMNSTITSFGTLQVRKTTSKLVTLFLGTSSVGPIVAPVISSGIKASFGLRATVVSSAIFMGIVFVATFITVVINKARNYDPYADEIKDSSDNKAVNPA, encoded by the coding sequence ATGAATTTAACTCTTAAAAATGATAGAACCCGGATAACGATAATTGCTTATCTTTTGATTACTTTTATTGGTTTATGTGGTGGCTCTCTAGGAATAATTATTACCTCAGCTGCTAAAGACCTGGGTGTAGATACTTCAGCTATTGCAGCTACATTTTCATTGTTTAGTCTCGGGAGTACAATAATGATTATTTCAACAACTGGTTTTGTCCTGAATTTCTTATCTATTAAGAAAACTATAATTCTAAAAACCCTGGTTCTGCTTACTGGTGGGGTTGCCATGTGGATGGCCCCAGGTATTAAAGTGTTTACATATGCTATCTTTCTGTATGGTTTTGGGGTTGGGACAGTCTATTCACTGGGTAATTATTTTATTGTCTCAATGTATGAAAACAAAGAGCGTAATGCAAAATTAGCTTTCTTACTCTTTTTCTATAGTTTAGGTGCTACTGTTGCCCCCTATCTTGGAGGGGTTATGCTTGAAGCAGGCCTTTCCTGGAAACTGGTTTTTACCTATTCACTGGTAGTAATTTTTCTGTCTTTTCTGCTATCCCTTGGAACTAAATTTGAAAATGTTATTACTCCTGTTAAAAAGAAAGAAGAAAATGATGATAGAGAAGTTGAACCCCCTGTTCTAGAACAGATTAAGAGCTGGCCCTTAAGTGTATGGGTACTGGTTATTGGATTGTTATGCTATGCTCTATCTGAAGTTTCGCTGACAACCTGGTTAACTGTATATGCTGAAAAAGGTCTTGGTATGAGACTGGCCAAAGCTGGTTTATTGACATCTATTTTCTGGATGTTTGTTGGTATTGGTAGGGCCGGGGCCAGTTATATTCTTAAAAAGATTACCGGAGAAGTTTATATTATGTGTGTATCTGTTTTAACAATAATTGCTTTACTCATTTATGCTTATGCAGCTACCCCGGGTCTAATATTTGTGATTGTTGCTTTGCTCGGTTTAGGTTTCTCCGCGATGAATTCAACTATTACTTCATTTGGTACCCTTCAGGTTAGAAAAACCACTTCAAAATTGGTAACTCTGTTCCTGGGGACAAGTTCTGTGGGACCAATCGTTGCTCCTGTTATTTCCAGTGGTATTAAAGCATCCTTTGGATTAAGGGCTACAGTTGTGTCAAGTGCTATTTTTATGGGAATAGTATTTGTGGCTACCTTCATAACTGTTGTTATTAATAAAGCCAGGAATTATGACCCTTATGCAGATGAAATTAAAGATAGTTCTGATAATAAAGCAGTAAATCCTGCTTAA
- a CDS encoding glycoside hydrolase family 13 protein: MTKKEKSWWKEAVVYQVYPRSFNDTTGNGIGDLRGIIEKLDYIKDLGVDVIWLNPVYESPCDDMGYDISNYRKILPQFGTMEDFDLLLSEMHKRGLKLVMDLVVNHTSDEHRWFVESRKSKDNPYRDYYIWKKPKADGSPPNNWVSYFGGSAWEYDEQTGEYYLHLFSKKQPDLNWENPKVREEVKDIMRFWLDKGVDGFRMDVIGFISKDPDFEDFPTDNPSGKDLGDKYANGPRLHEFLQELHDDVLSHYDCMTVGECPGVSPEDALLIVGKDRRELQTLFQFEGMDIDYGKNGSRFSIGNWDVHGFKKVYTKWHKKLYGKAWNSIYLMNHDQPRAVSRFGDDKKYRKESAKMLATFLLSMWGTPYIYQGEEIGMTNCPFEGVEEFRDIEMINYYNEQISKGKTKEEIMPGLLYRGRDNSRTPIQWNDSRNAVFSDAEETWIKVNPNYTEINVEEAEKDPDSILHYFRRMIKTRKDNDVLIYGDYELVDEGNDDVYAYRRFLDNEEMLVLLNFTDKETSCDVSPYNLEDKELIISNYKGGQKVKGTEVTLRPYEARIYKIK; this comes from the coding sequence ATGACTAAAAAAGAGAAAAGCTGGTGGAAAGAGGCGGTAGTTTATCAAGTATACCCGCGTTCTTTTAATGATACTACTGGTAATGGTATCGGGGACTTAAGGGGTATTATTGAAAAGCTCGATTATATAAAAGACCTTGGTGTTGATGTTATCTGGTTAAATCCCGTTTACGAGTCTCCATGTGATGACATGGGGTATGATATTAGCAATTATAGAAAAATATTACCCCAGTTTGGCACCATGGAGGATTTTGATCTTCTCCTCTCTGAAATGCATAAGCGGGGATTAAAACTTGTCATGGATCTGGTAGTGAATCATACTTCTGATGAACATCGCTGGTTTGTTGAGTCCAGGAAGTCCAAAGATAATCCCTACCGGGATTATTATATCTGGAAAAAGCCAAAAGCTGATGGTAGCCCTCCCAACAACTGGGTTTCCTATTTCGGGGGTTCTGCCTGGGAGTATGATGAACAAACCGGTGAATATTATCTCCATCTGTTTTCCAAAAAACAGCCTGATTTGAACTGGGAAAACCCAAAGGTCAGAGAAGAAGTAAAGGATATAATGCGTTTCTGGCTTGATAAAGGTGTCGATGGATTTAGAATGGATGTTATTGGATTTATTTCAAAGGATCCTGATTTTGAAGATTTTCCAACTGATAATCCCAGTGGGAAGGATCTTGGTGATAAATATGCCAATGGGCCCAGATTACATGAATTTTTACAGGAACTCCATGATGATGTTCTTAGTCACTATGACTGTATGACCGTTGGAGAATGCCCCGGAGTATCACCTGAAGATGCCCTGTTAATAGTTGGTAAAGACAGGCGAGAACTCCAGACTCTCTTTCAATTTGAGGGAATGGACATTGATTATGGTAAAAATGGAAGCCGCTTCAGTATAGGTAACTGGGATGTTCATGGTTTTAAAAAAGTATATACAAAATGGCATAAAAAGTTATATGGTAAGGCCTGGAACAGTATTTATCTTATGAACCATGACCAACCACGGGCAGTGTCCAGGTTTGGTGATGATAAAAAATACCGCAAAGAATCTGCTAAAATGTTAGCAACCTTCCTGCTGTCTATGTGGGGTACCCCCTATATCTATCAGGGGGAAGAAATAGGTATGACAAATTGCCCCTTTGAAGGTGTGGAAGAATTCCGGGATATTGAAATGATTAATTATTATAATGAACAGATAAGTAAGGGTAAAACTAAGGAAGAAATAATGCCCGGATTATTATACAGAGGACGGGATAATTCCAGGACTCCAATTCAATGGAATGACTCCAGAAATGCAGTTTTTTCTGATGCTGAAGAGACCTGGATAAAGGTAAACCCCAATTATACTGAAATTAATGTTGAAGAAGCTGAAAAAGACCCTGATTCAATTCTCCATTATTTCCGTCGTATGATTAAAACCAGGAAAGATAATGATGTTCTAATATATGGTGACTATGAACTGGTAGATGAAGGAAATGACGATGTGTATGCCTATCGAAGATTTCTAGACAATGAAGAAATGCTTGTTCTTCTAAACTTTACAGATAAAGAGACAAGCTGTGATGTTAGCCCTTATAACTTAGAAGATAAAGAGCTGATTATCTCTAATTATAAGGGGGGTCAAAAGGTCAAAGGAACTGAAGTGACTTTAAGGCCTTATGAAGCCAGGATCTATAAGATAAAATAA
- a CDS encoding TIM-barrel domain-containing protein, with product MAFGKPVVPDEPVIADIAPSPFDWNRKCCENGEDTISILVWEDPEIDAYILLGDYQEALNKYYDLTGYPSLMPKWSLGFIQCKNRYKSAEEVLRIARKMREKEIPCDCLVIDWMWFKQFGDLEWDGKYFPENMKEIIKEINDLGIQIMQAQHPFIERDSLKYNKFKEKGLITRVPEGARPTFDHFHPDAKKEWWNEISRLYDDGVRGYWTDMGEPEFDLPGSENSLGSREKYHNMYTYQWSKNLYEAQTEDKKTRPFILARTMSLGIQNYNTALWSGDVFASWQILKDSVIQGQNVSISGQPYWCTDIGGFHADPRFTPEMYVRWFEFGTFCGIFRTHGTKVENEPWSHGQDTEEIVTDYIKLRYSLMPYIYSLTKEMTENGVSLVRPLIFDYNDRRVMEYPYQYMFGDILVSPVVDNGSRTKTTYLPDGIWYDFYTGEKLHGSQEITSLAPVEKLPLYVRNNSIIIRGNIEQNAVDINKEYDINVYGNDGDIKYIYEDNGTTYEYESGKYNKIKVELSGGKLIITTENHGYKIDNKTRKLTVTHVVDKYKKASKSFEYELGTVREVKLSDLELETEEDRKQDLELFVDTMDRRYNGQVKMNILLVNNTKETRKYVLDIEKPVHYYVEGIPNRPVEKFEVNDYYHKQVLFKPLTDKMPQCEEVKVYIKDNDGNVVFERNVNVGNGYAKKWRVAVSKEHITDKDLFFDVSERENNAWGYVKLLSYLNIDAKGVCPVDFLDYSVKKGYAKGFVNIESDKDKEVYFRVKGETTIKVKVNGKTIIDTDDYAIDELVKTRLEQGENRVDVELTFESNHPYTGREFGFSIQVLNEDMEIDKDILFY from the coding sequence ATGGCTTTTGGAAAACCGGTTGTTCCCGATGAGCCGGTAATTGCAGATATTGCTCCATCCCCCTTTGACTGGAACAGAAAATGTTGTGAAAACGGTGAAGATACCATATCAATACTGGTCTGGGAAGATCCCGAAATTGATGCTTATATTCTTCTGGGAGATTATCAGGAAGCCCTGAATAAATACTATGATTTGACCGGTTATCCGTCCCTGATGCCAAAATGGTCTCTTGGTTTTATACAGTGTAAAAACCGTTATAAAAGTGCGGAAGAGGTATTGAGGATTGCCAGGAAGATGAGAGAAAAGGAAATACCATGTGATTGTCTGGTTATTGACTGGATGTGGTTTAAACAGTTCGGTGACCTGGAATGGGATGGTAAATATTTTCCTGAAAATATGAAGGAGATTATAAAAGAGATTAACGATCTTGGTATTCAGATAATGCAGGCCCAGCATCCCTTTATTGAAAGGGATAGTCTTAAGTATAATAAATTTAAAGAAAAAGGACTTATCACCAGAGTTCCTGAAGGGGCTAGACCCACTTTTGATCATTTTCATCCCGATGCAAAAAAAGAATGGTGGAATGAAATTTCCAGACTGTATGATGATGGAGTAAGAGGCTACTGGACTGATATGGGTGAGCCTGAATTTGACTTACCGGGTAGCGAAAATTCACTGGGGTCAAGGGAAAAATATCATAATATGTATACCTATCAATGGAGTAAAAATCTATATGAAGCCCAGACTGAAGACAAAAAGACTCGCCCCTTTATTCTGGCAAGAACCATGAGCCTTGGTATTCAAAATTATAATACTGCTTTATGGTCAGGTGATGTATTTGCCAGCTGGCAGATTTTAAAGGATAGTGTTATTCAGGGACAAAATGTATCTATCTCAGGACAGCCTTACTGGTGTACTGATATTGGAGGATTCCATGCTGATCCCCGATTTACACCGGAAATGTATGTCCGCTGGTTTGAATTTGGAACTTTCTGCGGTATTTTTAGAACTCATGGTACAAAAGTAGAGAATGAACCCTGGTCCCATGGTCAGGATACAGAAGAAATTGTAACCGACTATATTAAACTACGCTATAGTTTAATGCCATACATTTATTCTTTAACTAAAGAGATGACCGAAAACGGAGTCAGTCTGGTAAGACCATTAATATTCGACTACAATGATCGTCGGGTCATGGAATATCCCTATCAGTATATGTTCGGGGATATTCTGGTATCACCTGTTGTCGATAATGGGTCCAGAACAAAAACAACCTACCTTCCAGACGGTATCTGGTATGACTTTTATACGGGGGAAAAGCTTCATGGCAGTCAGGAAATAACTTCACTGGCACCAGTTGAAAAACTGCCACTTTATGTAAGGAACAACTCAATTATAATAAGAGGGAATATTGAACAAAATGCTGTTGACATAAACAAAGAGTATGATATTAATGTATATGGTAATGATGGGGATATAAAATATATTTATGAAGATAATGGAACAACCTATGAATATGAGAGTGGCAAATATAATAAGATAAAGGTCGAATTATCGGGTGGAAAGTTGATTATAACTACTGAGAATCATGGTTATAAAATAGATAATAAAACCAGAAAGCTTACAGTAACCCATGTGGTCGACAAATATAAGAAGGCTTCTAAAAGTTTTGAGTATGAACTGGGAACGGTCAGGGAAGTTAAACTTTCTGACCTTGAATTGGAAACAGAAGAAGATAGGAAACAAGACCTTGAACTTTTTGTAGATACCATGGACAGGCGCTACAACGGTCAGGTTAAAATGAATATCTTACTGGTTAATAATACTAAAGAAACCAGGAAATATGTGCTTGACATCGAAAAACCAGTACACTATTATGTTGAAGGTATTCCAAATCGTCCTGTTGAAAAATTTGAAGTAAACGATTACTACCATAAGCAAGTACTGTTTAAGCCATTAACCGACAAAATGCCCCAGTGTGAAGAAGTGAAAGTTTATATTAAGGACAATGATGGTAATGTTGTTTTCGAAAGGAATGTAAATGTTGGTAATGGTTATGCAAAAAAATGGAGAGTGGCTGTTTCTAAAGAGCATATTACTGATAAAGACCTTTTCTTCGATGTATCTGAAAGGGAGAATAATGCCTGGGGTTATGTAAAATTACTGAGTTACCTCAATATTGATGCTAAAGGTGTGTGCCCGGTTGACTTCCTGGATTATTCCGTAAAGAAAGGATATGCTAAAGGTTTTGTAAATATTGAAAGTGATAAAGATAAAGAAGTATATTTCAGGGTTAAAGGGGAGACAACCATTAAAGTTAAGGTTAATGGGAAAACAATTATAGACACAGATGATTATGCAATTGATGAATTAGTTAAAACTAGACTAGAACAGGGTGAAAACAGGGTAGATGTAGAACTTACCTTTGAATCAAACCATCCCTACACCGGACGTGAATTTGGCTTTTCAATTCAAGTTTTAAATGAAGATATGGAGATTGATAAGGATATCTTATTCTATTAA
- a CDS encoding ABC transporter substrate-binding protein — MKKSKLRGFLLVITVLLVIGLISGCGSKTVGEKATKDKQFKLTFFFYKSEIADAMETMARAFQEEHPNVVIKNEIIGQEYNTVLKTKDAAGQLPDIFAASIPGERALKDFIEAGKIRDVSDFKVMDNLSDDFKESLTFSDGNIYIIPLFITGRGIVYNEKLFKKAGIKKFPDTLEGLREACRKLKKTGITPFAAGAKDVWTLGSPLFQVGHEVMNPDGWVNKMYQKEASFKDYTLPVMDFVDLFVEYSQDNPLGTDYTESVVLYAREEAAMLVQGPWVMDLVQDLNPDVASSSHMAPIPFTNNPEKNKLYIDYDGYFCINSKTDKEVVNQYFDFMINGSGRKIFKEEIKCLNPFGITFETHGVNEDIITAIESGEVIQDTQFVKMPDNFFITMGTVLQEYIAGKLTREQVMEKLDAEWFKSMDK; from the coding sequence TTGAAGAAAAGTAAATTGAGGGGGTTTTTATTAGTAATTACTGTCTTACTGGTTATAGGTTTAATATCCGGGTGTGGATCTAAAACAGTTGGGGAGAAGGCAACAAAAGATAAACAGTTTAAGTTAACATTCTTCTTTTATAAAAGTGAAATTGCAGATGCTATGGAGACTATGGCCCGGGCTTTTCAGGAAGAACACCCCAACGTTGTTATTAAAAATGAAATAATAGGCCAGGAGTATAATACTGTTCTTAAAACCAAAGATGCAGCAGGCCAATTACCGGATATATTTGCTGCCTCAATACCCGGGGAAAGGGCTTTAAAAGATTTTATTGAAGCCGGTAAAATAAGGGATGTCAGTGATTTTAAAGTAATGGATAATTTATCAGATGATTTTAAAGAGTCTTTAACTTTTTCTGATGGTAATATTTATATAATTCCCCTGTTTATTACCGGACGTGGTATAGTCTATAATGAAAAACTCTTTAAGAAGGCTGGAATTAAAAAATTTCCTGATACCCTTGAAGGGCTTAGAGAAGCATGCCGAAAATTAAAGAAAACAGGAATAACACCATTTGCCGCCGGAGCCAAAGATGTCTGGACTCTGGGAAGTCCTTTATTTCAGGTTGGGCATGAAGTTATGAACCCTGATGGTTGGGTAAATAAAATGTATCAGAAAGAAGCCAGTTTTAAAGATTATACACTACCGGTTATGGATTTTGTTGACTTATTTGTAGAATACAGCCAGGATAATCCACTGGGTACCGATTACACAGAATCTGTTGTCCTTTATGCCCGGGAAGAAGCAGCTATGCTGGTACAGGGTCCCTGGGTTATGGACCTGGTTCAGGATTTAAATCCTGATGTGGCCAGTTCAAGTCACATGGCTCCCATACCTTTTACCAATAACCCGGAAAAGAACAAACTCTATATAGATTATGATGGTTATTTTTGTATTAACTCCAAAACTGATAAAGAGGTTGTAAATCAATATTTTGATTTTATGATAAATGGTTCAGGTCGTAAAATCTTTAAAGAAGAAATTAAATGTCTTAATCCCTTTGGAATAACTTTTGAGACCCATGGAGTTAATGAGGATATTATTACAGCGATTGAAAGTGGTGAGGTAATTCAGGATACCCAGTTTGTAAAGATGCCTGATAATTTCTTTATTACTATGGGAACAGTTCTGCAGGAATATATAGCCGGTAAACTTACCAGAGAGCAGGTTATGGAAAAGCTTGATGCAGAATGGTTTAAATCTATGGATAAATAA
- a CDS encoding carbohydrate ABC transporter permease: protein MFLADRSKRRKIYLFLAFVGPIFVLYTLFFILPLFEGIYYSFTDWKGVGGSINWVGFDNYINLFKIDDVFINSINTTFYIAFVNVLLTNILAMIFAIALTNNFKLNNLYRGIILLPNMISMVVSGFIWKFMFSKISGSLYEATGIELFNNSWLGDIEIVIYSVVIVSLWQGLGYIMTIYIAALQGVDENVIEAASIDGANSWQIFFKIKLPLMLPIVSIGAFLNISMSLKIFDIIYSLTGGGPGHASEVAMLNIYREAFVFNRLGYANAKAIVLTIIIVIITVIHFRITSREEVKI, encoded by the coding sequence ATGTTTCTTGCAGATAGGTCAAAACGCCGAAAAATCTATTTGTTTCTGGCCTTTGTTGGTCCTATATTTGTGTTATATACCTTATTTTTTATCCTGCCCCTGTTTGAAGGGATATATTATTCCTTTACTGATTGGAAGGGGGTAGGGGGTAGTATAAACTGGGTTGGTTTTGATAATTATATAAACCTGTTTAAGATAGATGATGTGTTTATAAATTCCATAAATACAACTTTTTATATTGCTTTTGTTAATGTTTTATTAACAAATATCCTGGCTATGATTTTTGCCATTGCTTTAACTAATAATTTTAAACTAAATAATCTATACAGGGGGATAATACTCCTTCCCAACATGATTAGTATGGTTGTTTCGGGTTTTATCTGGAAATTTATGTTTTCTAAAATATCAGGGAGCTTATATGAGGCCACAGGAATTGAATTGTTCAATAATAGTTGGCTTGGAGATATTGAGATTGTTATCTATTCAGTGGTAATTGTTAGCCTGTGGCAGGGACTGGGATACATAATGACCATTTATATTGCGGCCCTGCAGGGTGTTGATGAAAATGTTATTGAGGCTGCTTCAATAGATGGTGCAAATTCATGGCAGATATTCTTTAAAATAAAACTGCCATTAATGCTTCCCATTGTATCTATTGGTGCCTTTCTCAATATATCAATGTCTCTTAAAATATTTGATATAATATATTCTTTGACCGGGGGTGGACCAGGCCATGCTTCTGAAGTAGCCATGTTAAATATTTATCGGGAGGCTTTTGTCTTTAACCGACTGGGTTATGCCAATGCAAAAGCGATAGTTTTAACAATTATAATTGTAATTATTACTGTAATTCACTTCCGTATTACTTCCCGGGAGGAGGTAAAGATATGA